In Candida orthopsilosis Co 90-125, chromosome 4 draft sequence, the genomic stretch CAACATAACATTCTCTGAAATACCCTTACAATCATCCAACTCTGCAGCGGCAGCAGCATCTAATAAGATTTCCACTGTTTCCTCAAAAGAACAACGCATCAAGGCACCAGTATCGGATCTGTTGATACCATGACGGGTGATTGCCATCAAGTGTCCACGAGACGTCATAACATCAACCAAAAGAGCCATATGACGATAGTTGACATAAGAACCATCGAATGCAATAACGTTCAAAATCTCCTTATACAAAGCAGATCTAGTCGCTTCAATACCCAAGACTGACAAAATCTCAATAAAGTCGTTGGAATAGGTACGGGTTGAATCAACCCCGGGAACTGCCATGACATCGGCCAAGTTAACACCATCAGTTTCTAACACCCATTCTTTACCTTGTTTGAATTCACCGGTCTCATCTGGTTTGCTCACCTTGTGTTGCATCATAAACACTCTAGTAATACCAGGAATACCTCTCAACGAAATTGACTCCAACATGTGGGCTTCAATACgcttcaaaatttgatcttcttcTGCATCAGCGTCTTCATCCAAAGTTTTTGGATCTCTGACAACTCTACAACGAATAATCAACTTGTCGGCAGTATCATCTGACCaaataacaaacaaatcTTCACCAAAGTTTTGTGAGATCTTTTCTGCTACCTGTGCcattgtcaattgtttgtcCAACATCTTGGCACGATCAAGCTCCAACCTCAACAACCAAGGTGATTGCTTTTCAATGCTTTCCTCAACCTTTTGATCCGGAATAGCAAAATATGCCTCAACCGTGTCATAATCCTCTTCAATAACGGTGGTTCTTGGGTCTGGATCGTAGTAAATCtctgttgatgaagtgaCATTCTTCAAAGTAGTATGTTCAATAGACGATTGCACAATCTTGGCCAATTCAATATCGGAAGCAACCTCTGGGTCCAAGTATACCGTCAAAGCCGGTGTCTTAATGTTCTTTGCAACGTttaaaatttctttaaGTCTTGGAACACCCAAGGTGACATTCTTTGAAGAGACACCAGCATAATGGAATGTATTCAACGTCATTTGAGTAGCTGGCTCACCAATGGATTgagcagcaacaacaccaacCATTTCACCAGGGTGCACAATCgatttttggaattgagtTTCGATTTCACCCAATACCCAATCAAAGGAGGATCTGTTCAACTtgaattcttcaataactCTACGCGAAGCCAATCTTGACCTAACCAAACATTGGAATAACAAGGTGGCATTCTCTTGAGCCTCTTTCGCTAATTTTGTGTTTCCTCTCACGACTAACAACTTTGTGCATAAGTCGCGAACACCATTCacaatttcatccaatttcaaatcagatGCTTTATAACGACcattgtgaaaaatttgttgagcATTTTGGATAATACGACGCAAGTTGACTGGCAAAGGCCAGCTGAAATCACCATTGGGGAAGCAAACATCTCTCAAGTACCTTCTATCTTcaagcaattgattataCTCTTCATCCAAtagtttttgcaacttaACATCACCTTGTATTTCCTTTCCTGATTCCAACAATGACTCTGAAATTGATCCATTCTCttccaacaaatcaattctgTATCTACGTTCGAAACTTTCATCAGATCCAGGGATCGTATCAACAGATTGCTTTTCAACTTGAGTGGCATCGACACCGTCTTCACCATAGATGAACTGAATGATATCTCCTAAAGAGTTTCTAGTTGTACCATCATAGTGCACCATAATATCTTCCAAAGCCTTGACCAAACGACGTTGGATATAACCCGTTTCTGCAGTCTTAACAGCAGTATCAATAAGACCTTCTCTACCAGCCATTGCATGGAAGAAAAACTCTTGTGGCGTTAAACCTCTCAAATAAgagttttcaacaaaaccCTTTGATTCGGGGGAATAATCATCTTTGGTGAAATGAGGCAATGAACGGTcagcaaaaccaaaaggaattctttttccttcGACGATTTGCTGACCGACACATGCCGACATCTGCgaaatgttgataaatgAACCCTTGGAACCGGAGGTAACCATCTGCTTCACGTTATTCAAATCCTTCAAACTCATCTCAGCAGAACGACCAGCAGTATCACGCGCTTGATTCAAAACACGAGATACATTGTGTTCAAAAGATTCTCTCAAAGTCATACCTGGCTCGGGGTCCAACTTGTTATGCTGAGCATCGAGGATAATCTCTTGCACTTTTTGTTTAGCTTcttgaattgtttttgtgATATCCTTCATGGTGCTGGCATCGGCAATAGTATCACCAATACCGATACTGAACCCATTATGCAACAACCAAAAGTTGACCACTTTTTGAATGGAACTAAACAACTGTGCACAAACTTGAGGTCCTTTTTCTCTCATCACTGTGTGAATCAAACCGCCACCAGTTGCACCAACTGtctttttatcaacaacaccaaacatgatttcaccatcaacaatcaacataCCAGTATCCTTTGCGCTCAACAAGTCTCTTCCACCATCGAATCTTTGAATATGGATACCTTTTGGTATGGCCATTGACAATATTTGCTTACCTGACCACAATGGCTTTGGTTTTATTATTGCGGGAGGTGGAATAACACCATCCCAGTTAGGAATCCAATAACACATATTCATAACTTGATCATATTCGATGAAAATGTCTCTCAATGTCATTTTTCGAATACCACATAAGGTATCTTGCACGATACCCATGACTGGTTTGTTAGATTGTGGCGAGACGATTTGAAGAGGAACAGCACAAATCTGTGACAACTCCGACCTCGTTTCTGGGGACTGTGGTACATGCAAGTTCATTTCGTCACCATCGAAATCTGCATTATAAGGCGAGGTAACTGACAAGTTCAATCTGAATGTAGAATAAGGCATAACCTTAACTCTATGCGCCATCATAGACATTTTATGCAACGAAGGTTGACGGTTGAATAAAACTGGATCGTCGTCCATCAAATGACGTTCAACCTTCCATCCGTACTGTAAAGCAATATCACCGGCTCTCTTATTGTATCTTAAATCAATACGATCACCCGTATCTCTGATCACATATTTTGCACCAGGATGTTCGTTGGGACCATTTCTGACCAACTCAGTCAACTTGTGGATGTTGTAAGGTGTGACAATTTCTGGATAGGTCAATGTCTTTGCAATGGATATAGGAACACCAACTTGATCCAAGTCCAAGTTAGGATCACCAGAAATGACTGTACGGGCAGAAAAGTCCACTCTCTTTCCCATCAAATTACCTCTCAATCTACCCTCTTTGCCCTTCAATCTTGCTCTGATTGACTTAATTGGACGTCCTGTTTTTTGCAAAGCCTGAGGTTGACCAGCAATGTCATTGTCCATGTAGGTGGCCACGTGAAACTGAAGCAATGCCTCAAACTCACTAATGACGTGTTGTGGAGAACCATCGATTTCCAAACGTTGAACATTGATGTTTGCTTTTATTATGTCTGCCAATTTGAATGTCAAATCATCTTCTCCTCTTGCCGTATCATTGAATGCAATTGATGGTCTCACAGGTGGTGGAGGAACTGGCAAAACAGTAATCAACATCCATTCGGGCCTAGCATAGTCCTCGTTGAATCCCAATCTATAGCAATCCTCTGGACTAATATGCTTAAACACGTTGAGAATTTCCGATGGCGTCAACAAACGACGTTCTGGTTGATCATTCTCTTCAAAGTTTTTATTGTGCTTCCAGGTTCCCCACAACTTCAATCCGTCTCTACGAATAGTTGGTTGTGTATGACCACAGCCTCCTCTGGTAGGATGATCGTTCATCTCCTCCTCACTGGTGGCGGTCTCACAAACCATTTTAGTCTTACATATACTCCACACCGCATTGAATCTCTTTTTTGGATCTCTAATCTTAATCGCTTGTGCCATCAAGGGGTTCAGCtcatccaacaacaacttccCACAGTGCATACAAATGGATTCACATACTTTTTTAATCTTGGCGATAAAACCTATATGAAATACAGGTTTGGCCAATTCGATGTGTCCAAAATGACCCGGACACTCAGCCATATCCTCACCGCAAGTTTGACACTTGAAATTCCTGTCGATAGAGCCCAACCTTGGATCGTTAAGACCACCTTCACGAGGTCTCTTGGTTGCTTGATCCATAGTTTCGggatattcaattttggcaaCTGAAATGGCTCTTACTTCCTCAGGGGAAAGCAAACCAAACTGGACTTCCTTGACAGACCGAAGGGGAGCATTTGAAAACGGAAAAGTTCTACtcatcttttgttttgtatgatgattgaaaatttgcctctgtttttgaaaagttttttataaattttttttttttaattatTGACGAGTCTATAAggaaacaaaacaaattatatatatatatgtagTATGGCGGCTAGGGCTTGATGATTATAAAGATGCTATTGATTATGATACAGATGATGATATATGGATAACCCCTCTCGGTATAAAGTCGTCGAAGTAACGTTGGTGGTGATAtttcacttttttttccttcGCACTGTTTTGAGGTTTGTCGATTTCAGACAAATGAATGACCCACGCACACGACCTCATGCGCTACCTGGGTTAGATAGACGTATCAGATATTCTAAGAGACAGAGGTGTAGGATGAATGTAATAAAGACGGGGCTGCTTAAagggggggggggggggtCAAAATAAGAAGGCTGGGTAAAAGTGTGTTTATATGTAAATAGTAAGGAGCTCAGGTATGGGCATTTATGGCGAAATTACCAACTCAATGTCTCCACACATCAACAGCTAATGTTTGAACACAGAACACATAGCACGTTACCTCTATTACTCAAGTTTTTATGAAAAGGACTCATTTTTCTTGAGATGCCTCCTCTCGCTCCAGGTTCGATTAATTTCGCAACCCTCGGGTTTGTGttatttttcacttttcCGTCGCTGCttctcaaaatcaaaatttccaGAAACTTCCATTGACAGGTGTCTGAGGGAACATCTGTTAACTATTTCAGCACTCAACCAGATTCAATTCACTTGAGGActttcattcaacaaattatcTAGACCAAATAATCCAATCGCTACATCAATGGCTGCCGCTGAAGATTCTAAAAAGAGTTTAGTATACTTTGACATTACCTGCAATGGTAAGCCCAAGGGAAgaattattttcaaattgtatgaCGAAGTTGTACccaaaaccaccaaaaacTTTAGGGAATTATGTACTGGTGAACATGGTACTTCCAAGATATCAGGAAAGCCTTTGACCTACAAGGATTCGATTTTCCACCGAGTGATCAAAGACTTTATGTGTCAGGGGGGTGATTTCACCCATGGAACTGGTATTGGTGGTGAATCAATTTACGGggaaaagtttgaagatgaaaactttgaaaaacttcACGACAAGCCCTTTTTGTTATCGATGGCAAATTCAGGTCCTAACACCAATGGGTCACAATTTTTTATCACCACGGTTCCAACCCCCCACTTGAATGGTAAACATGTTGTCTTTGGCGAGGTAGTCCAGGGGAAATCCGTTGTACGTCAA encodes the following:
- a CDS encoding Rpo21 protein (protein similar to S. cerevisiae Rpo21p, RNA polymerase II), producing MSRTFPFSNAPLRSVKEVQFGLLSPEEVRAISVAKIEYPETMDQATKRPREGGLNDPRLGSIDRNFKCQTCGEDMAECPGHFGHIELAKPVFHIGFIAKIKKVCESICMHCGKLLLDESNPLMAQAIKIRDPKKRFNAVWSICKTKMVCETATSEEEMNDHPTRGGCGHTQPTIRRDGLKLWGTWKHNKNFEENDQPERRLLTPSEILNVFKHISPEDCYRLGFNEDYARPEWMLITVLPVPPPPVRPSIAFNDTARGEDDLTFKLADIIKANINVQRLEIDGSPQHVISEFEALLQFHVATYMDNDIAGQPQALQKTGRPIKSIRARLKGKEGRLRGNLMGKRVDFSARTVISGDPNLDLDQVGVPISIAKTLTYPEIVTPYNIHKLTELVRNGPNEHPGAKYVIRDTGDRIDLRYNKRAGDIALQYGWKVERHLMDDDPVLFNRQPSLHKMSMMAHRVKVMPYSTFRLNLSVTSPYNADFDGDEMNLHVPQSPETRSELSQICAVPLQIVSPQSNKPVMGIVQDTLCGIRKMTLRDIFIEYDQVMNMCYWIPNWDGVIPPPAIIKPKPLWSGKQILSMAIPKGIHIQRFDGGRDLLSAKDTGMLIVDGEIMFGVVDKKTVGATGGGLIHTVMREKGPQVCAQLFSSIQKVVNFWLLHNGFSIGIGDTIADASTMKDITKTIQEAKQKVQEIILDAQHNKLDPEPGMTLRESFEHNVSRVLNQARDTAGRSAEMSLKDLNNVKQMVTSGSKGSFINISQMSACVGQQIVEGKRIPFGFADRSLPHFTKDDYSPESKGFVENSYLRGLTPQEFFFHAMAGREGLIDTAVKTAETGYIQRRLVKALEDIMVHYDGTTRNSLGDIIQFIYGEDGVDATQVEKQSVDTIPGSDESFERRYRIDLLEENGSISESLLESGKEIQGDVKLQKLLDEEYNQLLEDRRYLRDVCFPNGDFSWPLPVNLRRIIQNAQQIFHNGRYKASDLKLDEIVNGVRDLCTKLLVVRGNTKLAKEAQENATLLFQCLVRSRLASRRVIEEFKLNRSSFDWVLGEIETQFQKSIVHPGEMVGVVAAQSIGEPATQMTLNTFHYAGVSSKNVTLGVPRLKEILNVAKNIKTPALTVYLDPEVASDIELAKIVQSSIEHTTLKNVTSSTEIYYDPDPRTTVIEEDYDTVEAYFAIPDQKVEESIEKQSPWLLRLELDRAKMLDKQLTMAQVAEKISQNFGEDLFVIWSDDTADKLIIRCRVVRDPKTLDEDADAEEDQILKRIEAHMLESISLRGIPGITRVFMMQHKVSKPDETGEFKQGKEWVLETDGVNLADVMAVPGVDSTRTYSNDFIEILSVLGIEATRSALYKEILNVIAFDGSYVNYRHMALLVDVMTSRGHLMAITRHGINRSDTGALMRCSFEETVEILLDAAAAAELDDCKGISENVMLGQMAPLGTGAFDVMVDDKMLQQAPANVAMEVIAEDGGATPYREAEMQDDRIQIDESAGFSPIHQAPTSDGMNGGLTSYGGQPTSPSATSPFSYSTSPSYGGTSPAYGGTSPGYGYSPTSPSYSPTSPSYSPTSPSYSPTSPSYSPTSPSYSPTSPSYSPTSPSYSPTSPSYSPTSPSYSPTSPSYSPTSPSYSPTSPSYSPTSPSYSPTSPSYSPTSPSYSPTSPSYSPTSPSYSPTSPSYSPTSPTYSPTSPSYSPTSPTYSPTSPQYSPTSPQYSPTSPSYSPGSPGYKPESPKKEEK